From the Thermus aquaticus genome, the window GGGGGCCCCCGTGGTGGTGGTCGTGGGGGGGGGGTCCACCCGCGCCCCCCGCCTCACCGTGGAGGCCCACGCCGCCACCTACCGCCTGGCCCTGAGTTCCTTGGCGTAGGTGGCCACGGCCTCCTCGAGGCTGAAGCCCAGGTTGCGGTAAAGCTCTAGGGCCCCGGTCTCGTGGTCGTGGGCCCGGACCCGGAGGAGACCCGCCCCCTTCTTCTCGGCCAGCCGGGCCGCCTCGGCCAGAAGGGCCCGGCCGATGCCCTGGCCCCGGGCCTTGGGGACGACCCCGATGTAGGCCACGCTGGCCTCGTTCCCCTCCACCTCC encodes:
- a CDS encoding GNAT family N-acetyltransferase, whose protein sequence is EVEGNEASVAYIGVVPKARGQGIGRALLAEAARLAEKKGAGLLRVRAHDHETGALELYRNLGFSLEEAVATYAKELRARR